One window of Triticum dicoccoides isolate Atlit2015 ecotype Zavitan chromosome 5A, WEW_v2.0, whole genome shotgun sequence genomic DNA carries:
- the LOC119299908 gene encoding pentatricopeptide repeat-containing protein At4g01400, mitochondrial-like translates to LPLLLSVLRLRRPPHLFLSTFNTLFVAGPSPLSLHPQLLLRLLSALSSTAAYFPSALHLLRLVSSRLPLPAPLVLASHNLLIEAAARSGHLAVSLSLFHRLRSLHVSPDAHTYRMLTQSLCRRGQVRTATTLLDEMLHRGIPADPLAYTTVLNALCRKKQLREAYRLLCLMRGRGVSPDIVHYNTVIVGMCREGRPLDACKVIGDMTDSGCIPNAASYAAVVNGLCVSGLFAKAETYLEDMVGKGIVPHFSVFHSVIKGCCTVGKVEEAARMMSRMLDLGMPPHVETWSSVISSICNDEDYVEVILLQMLKGRGRCSKTISRSTL, encoded by the coding sequence CTCCCGCTGCTCCTTTCcgtcctccgcctccgccgcccgccccACCTTTTCCTGTCCACCTTCAATACCCTCTTCGTCGCCGGCCCCAGCCCCCTGTCGCTCCACCCGcagcttctcctccgcctcctctcCGCCCTCTCCTCCACCGCCGCCTACTTCCCTTCCGCGCTCCACCTCCTTCGGCTTGTGTCCTCCCGCCTCCCCCTCCCAGCGCCGCTCGTCCTCGCCTCCCACAACCTGCTCATTGAGGCCGCCGCCCGCTCCGGCCACCTCGCCGTGTCGCTCTCGCTCTTCCACCGCCTGCGATCCCTCCACGTGTCGCCAGACGCCCACACCTACCGCATGCTTACCCAGTCGCTCTGCCGCCGTGGTCAGGTCCGCACTGCCACTACCCTGCTCGACGAAATGCTGCACAGGGGCATCCCTGCCGATCCTCTGGCGTACACCACCGTGCTCAACGCCCTCTGCCGCAAGAAGCAGCTCCGTGAGGCCTACCGATTGCTGTGCCTCATGCGAGGCCGCGGGGTCTCGCCTGACATTGTGCACTACAACACCGTCATCGTCGGAATGTGCCGTGAGGGGCGGCCACTGGATGCCTGCAAGGTGATTGGTGATATGACGGATAGTGGCTGCATACCGAATGCAGCGTCGTATGCAGCGGTGGTGAATGGGTTGTGCGTGAGTGGGTTGTTTGCCAAGGCAGAGACATACTTGGAAGATATGGTGGGTAAAGGGATTGTACCACATTTTTCGGTGTTCCATTCGGTGATCAAGGGGTGTTGCACAGTGGGAAAGGTAGAGGAGGCTGCTAGGATGATGAGTCGGATGCTTGATCTTGGGATGCCTCCACATGTTGAGACATGGAGTTCAGTGATCAGCAGTATTTGTAATGACGAGGACTATGTTGAGGTGATTTTGTTGCAAATGCTGAAAGGAAGGGGGCGCTGCTCGAAGACGATCTCGAGGAGTACCTTGTGA